A stretch of Natronococcus sp. CG52 DNA encodes these proteins:
- a CDS encoding DUF7521 family protein → MASDTVPATRTWIASSLPIAYGAKLVVLALSLTIAYIAYHGYRRSGNEPMLYVSGGFVFIGTGAICEGMLYDLAGVSISAAGLVQAGLVSVGLTLVLVSLRTGT, encoded by the coding sequence ATGGCCTCAGACACCGTTCCGGCGACGCGGACCTGGATCGCGTCGAGTCTCCCGATCGCGTACGGTGCGAAGCTGGTCGTGCTCGCGTTGAGCCTCACCATCGCCTACATCGCCTACCACGGCTATCGCCGAAGCGGCAACGAGCCGATGCTGTACGTCTCCGGCGGGTTCGTCTTTATCGGGACGGGAGCGATCTGCGAGGGAATGCTCTACGATCTGGCGGGGGTTTCGATCTCGGCGGCCGGACTCGTGCAGGCGGGACTCGTCTCGGTCGGACTGACGCTCGTCCTCGTTTCGCTGCGAACGGGAACGTAG